A DNA window from Brassica napus cultivar Da-Ae chromosome C1, Da-Ae, whole genome shotgun sequence contains the following coding sequences:
- the LOC125579819 gene encoding uncharacterized protein LOC125579819, which translates to MDKARNDYDAWAEVNILNSSQVNGDDVDGAPIVKWEKPCQSFVKRNIDSSWINETVNTGVSWILRNNSGEPMMHSRRSFSSIPTKLEAELLSFTWAIDCLSDLRCDRVVFESSSYLAGEAILMPEKFLGYQDLLGYICFKLTNFNLWNISYVHLEGNRCAHEIALSVTRDHRYQSYIARGGPFWLRALTLEEATDDT; encoded by the coding sequence ATGGATAAGGCTCGGAACGATTACGATGCATGGGCGGAGGTTAATATTTTGAACTCTTCTCAAGTGAATGGCGACGATGTTGATGGGGCTCCGATCGTGAAATGGGAGAAACCATGCCAAAGCTTTGTGAAACGTAACATTGATTCATCGTGGATCAATGAGACTGTTAACACTGGCGTCTCTTGGATCCTTCGTAATAACTCAGGGGAACCTATGATGCACAGTCGCAGATCCTTCTCCTCAATCCCTACTAAGCTTGAGGCAGAGCTCTTAAGTTTTACTTGGGCTATTGATTGTCTCTCAGACTTACGCTGTGATAGAGTGGTGTTTGAATCATCATCCTACCTTGCGGGTGAAGCAATCCTTATGCCTGAAAAGTTCCTTGGTTATCAAGACTTGTTGGGATATATCTGCTTCAAGTTGACTAACTTTAATCTATGGAACATATCCTATGTCCACCTTGAAGGTAATAGATGTGCCCATGAAATAGCTCTTAGTGTCACTAGAGACCACCGGTATCAATCATACATAGCTCGTGGTGGACCATTTTGGCTTCGAGCGTTGACACTAGAGGAGGCAACAGACGATACATGA
- the LOC106346570 gene encoding GATA transcription factor 5 yields the protein MERMEAGLKSSIRQEMALKTTPPVYEEFLAVTAAQNDLSSEDFSVDDLLDLSNDDVFVEEEEAAEPKAQQEVVLCVSSEQPNDVEEVLPPGNEFGSLPSNQLPVPMDELADLEWLSHFVDDSFTEYSAPNLTGTPAEKPAWLTGDRKHPVTPASEESCFKSPLPAKARSRRYRNGLKAWSLGSSGPSSSSSTSSSSSSSGLSSQWFSGAELLEPDFSSEKLPVPKKYKKRSAESVFSAKLQQQPQRRCSHCGVQKTPQWRAGPKGAKTLCNACGVRYKSGRLLPEYRPACSPTFSSELHSNHHRKVIEMRRKKEPTDDNTTGLNQPVKTPQAVPSF from the exons ATGGAACGTATGGAAGCTGGGTTGAAGAGCAGTATCAGACAAGAGATGGCTTTGAAAACGACTCCTCCGGTTTACGAAGAGTTTCTCGCTGTAACAGCCGCTCAAAATGACCTTTCCTCCGAAGATTTCTccgtagacgacttacttgactTGTCAAACGACGACGTTTTCGtcgaggaagaagaggccgCTGAACCCAAGGCTCAACAAGAGGTTGTGCTCTGTGTCTCCTCCGAGCAACCAAACGACGTCGAAGAAGTACTTCCCCCGGGAAACGAGTTTGGTTCTCTCCCTTCAAACCAACTCCCCGTACCG atGGATGAATTAGCGGACCTTGAGTGGCTGTCCCATTTCGTTGACGATTCCTTCACGGAATATTCGGCTCCTAACCTCACCGGAACACCGGCTGAAAAACCGGCGTGGTTAACCGGTGACCGGAAACATCCTGTGACTCCGGCCTCTGAAGAGTCTTGTTTCAAGTCTCCTCTTCCAGCCAAAGCCCGTAGCAGACGGTACCGTAATGGACTCAAGGCCTGGTCGCTTGGCTCGTCGGGTCCTTCGTCCTCGAGttccacctcctcctcttcctcctcttcggGTCTTTCAAGCCAGTGGTTCTCCGGTGCTGAGTTGCTCGAGCCTGACTTCTCGTCCGAGAAACTTCCCGTTCCCAAGAAGTACAAGAAAAGGTCGGCAGAGTCTGTTTTCAGCGCTAAGTTGCAGCAGCAGCCGCAGCGACGGTGCAGTCACTGCGGCGTACAGAAAACTCCGCAGTGGAGAGCGGGACCGAAGGGGGCTAAGACGCTTTGCAATGCGTGCGGTGTTAGGTATAAGTCGGGTCGGTTACTACCGGAGTACAGACCCGCTTGTAGCCCGACCTTTTCGAGTGAGCTCCACTCCAACCACCACCGCAAAGTCATAGAGATGCGGCGTAAGAAAGAGCCGACCGATGACAACACAACCGGTTTAAACCAGCCTGTTAAGACCCCACAAGCTGTACCAAGTTTTTGA
- the LOC125579818 gene encoding uncharacterized mitochondrial protein AtMg00310-like — MLNFIHDKVQSRLRGGGATTQSSVGKAVIILKSVGIALPVFAMSCFKLPKDLCEKLTSVMIEFWWGGSAEKRKISWVAWKNLCKPKELGGMGFRDIAWFNQALLCKQAWRIWSQPHSLLARVMKGRYFPNGFFLECGIGTRPSYAWRSIMYGRELLVQGLMKRIGDGRSTHVWYDNWILLDVPRPPQGRA; from the coding sequence ATGCTGAACTTCATCCATGACAAAGTCCAATCTCGCTTGCGTGGTGGAGGAGCTACAACACAATCTTCTGTAGGCAAGGCGGTTATAATTCTTAAGTCAGTTGGGATTGCGCTACCGGTTTTTGCCATGTCATGCTTTAAACTCCCCAAGGATCTGTGTGAGAAGTTAACTAGTGTGATGATAGAATTCTGGTGGGGTGGAAGTGCTGAGAAGAGGAAGATATCTTGGGTGGCTTGGAAAAATCTATGTAAACCGAAGGAACTTGGAGGAATGGGGTTTCGTGATATTGCATGGTTCAATCAGGCTCTACTGTGCAAACAAGCATGGAGAATATGGTCTCAACCTCACTCCCTGCTAGCTCGAGTTATGAAAGGCAGGTACTTTCCAAATGGGTTTTTCTTAGAGTGTGGCATAGGTACTCGGCCCTCGTATGCTTGGCGTAGCATCATGTATGGTCGAGAATTACTAGTGCAAGGTCTGATGAAGCGTATTGGGGATGGTCGTAGCACACATGTATGGTATGATAACTGGATTTTGCTCGACGTTCCTCGTCCCCCGCAGGGCCGGGCCTGA
- the LOC125579820 gene encoding uncharacterized protein LOC125579820 codes for MQQWITGLNTTCVLCNDTQESCSHLFFECRYSEQVWKKLVGGMMQEGYTADWTDLVEIISKPWVNQTMTFLIRYTLQATLHAIWRERNLRRYGEQPHDAAHLVQFIDKTVRLKLLFSQRNRTQTF; via the coding sequence ATGCAACAGTGGATAACGGGACTCAACACCACCTGCGTCCTCTGTAACGACACTCAGGAATCATGCTCCCACCTCTTCTTCGAGTGTCGCTACTCAGAACAGGTGTGGAAGAAGCTAGTAGGAGGAATGATGCAGGAGGGATACACTGCAGATTGGACTGATTTAGTTGAGATTATATCCAAACCTTGGGTTAACCAAACGATGACATTCCTCATCCGCTACACTCTCCAAGCAACTCTTCATGCgatatggagagaaagaaacTTGCGTAGGTATGGTGAACAGCCACATGATGCAGCTCATTTGGTCCAGTTTATCGACAAGACAGTCAGGCTCAAGCTCCTTTTCAGTCAAAGGAACAGGACACAAACATTTTGA
- the LOC106346569 gene encoding uncharacterized protein LOC106346569 produces the protein MFGGGRGPMGGGGGMLRAAGRAMTRTGVANGGIQDPFASSPASSSTTPAGNASVAHGDHKLGSSSGSNNLTLSAASGSLLNFPVAATTGWSGGAFSFINSGAYEDFEWVSEEGTEEDDSVFGSVPSVDEVHDAVSALQQVFDGSSFSQLVRDKYESYPENGGGNQSPVATGMVHQAPSFGSDSDWMEPSVQLCHSRVLQPHAYDQVYNAFDLLRTEPSVQRMVISLSSDKAVWDAVMNNEVVREIKDLYNNGISQDEEISDETPGENNAAVDFIKWVFDNTMVKANEVFKKITRLVIELLNSHNDDGVNKKGKDAKFNNWLEEKLKTSVLLSIVVMLVVMVSRACNKS, from the exons ATGTTTGGTGGAGGAAGAGGACCCATGGGTGGCGGCGGAGGGATGCTACGCGCCGCTGGACGCGCGATGACGAGAACCGGCGTAGCCAACGGCGGAATTCAAGATCCCTTCGCTTCATCTCCGGCGTCTTCGTCGACAACTCCGGCTGGAAACGCATCTGTTGCACATGGTGATCATAAACTCGGATCTTCTTCTGGGTCGAACAACCTGACGCTTTCTGCCGCGTCAGGGTCGCTGTTGAATTTTCCGGTGGCTGCGACCACCGGATGGAGCGGCGGAGCTTTTTCGTTTATCAACTCCGGTGCTTATGAAGACTTTGAGTGGGTTTCAGAGGAAGGAACAGAGGAAGATGACTCTGTTTTTGGCTCTGTTCCTTCTGTTGATGAAGTCCATGATGCTGTCTCTGCTCTCCAGCA gGTTTTCGATGGAAGTTCGTTTTCTCAGCTGGTTAGAGACAAATACGAGAGCTATCCTGAAAATGGTGGGGGAAACCAGAGCCCCGTAGCGACAGGAATGGTTCATCAAGCTCCTTCATTTGGGTCTGATTCGGACTGGATGGAGCCTTCGGTGCAGCTGTGCCATTCAAGAGTCTTACAGCCTCATGCTTATGATCAGGTTTACAATGCTTTTGACCTTCTGCGTACCGAACCATCTGTCCAG AGAATGGTAATATCATTGTCATCTGACAAAGCAGTGTGGGATGCGGTGATGAACAACGAGGTTGTGAGAGAGATTAAGGATCTCTACAACAATGGCATAAGTCAAG ATGAGGAGATTTCGGATGAAACTCCCGGGGAGAATAACGCAGCAGTGGATTTCATAAAATGGGTGTTTGACAACACAATGGTTAAGGCCAACGAAGTGTTTAAGAAAATAACAAGGCTCGTCATAGAGCTCTTAAATAGTCACAATGATGACGGTGTTAACAAAAAGGGGAAAGATGCCAAGTTCAACAATTGGCTCGAGGAAAAGCTGAAGACTTCGGTCTTGCTCTCCATCGTGGTCATGCTGGTCGTTATGGTGTCCCGTGCCTGCAACAAGTCTTGA